The Candidatus Acetothermia bacterium genome includes the window GACGAGGGGAAGGGTGAGGTCGTCCTGGGCGCGGCGGTCCACGAGACAGGCCACCCCGACCACGTTCCCACCGCAGGCGCTCGCCACCGCGGCCACCTCCAGCGAAGAGCGGCCGGTGGTCACCACGTCCTCGGCGATGAGCACCCGTTCCCCGGGCGCGATCTGGAATCCCCGCCGCAACGTCATTCTCCCTTGTTCCCGTTCGGTGAAGAGGCCCCGCACGCCCAGCGCCCGCGCCAGCTCGTACGCCACGATGATCCCCCCCAACGCCGGCCCCACCACCGCGTCCACCGCGCCCAGCGCCCGGACCTTTTCCGCGAGCGCCCGGCAGGCCCGCTCCGCGAGCGCCGGGTGCTGCAACAATCGCGCACACTGGATGTACCGCGGGGAATGCAGTCCCGAGGAGAGGAGGAAGTGGCCCTCGAGCAGGGCCCCGGCCTCCCGAAGCAGCCCTAACACCTGGTCACCGGTGAGCGCACCCACGGATCTCCTCCCAACTTCCGAGCCCACGCCCCTCCATGAACGCCCGTAGCCCCTCGACGATCCGCGGCCCGGCATAGGGGTCGATGAAGTTCGCCGTTCCGATCTGGACGGCGTGGGCACCGGCCATGATGAACTCCACCGCGTCCTCCCAGGTCGTGATCCCCCCGATCCCCACCACCGGGATGTCCACCTCCCGGGAAAGCTCGTACACGATCCGCAGGGCGAGGGGCTTGATCGCCGGGCCGCTCATCCCCGCGACCACGTTCGCGAACACGGGCCTCCCGGTTCGGATGTCCACCGCAAGGGCGGGGAACGAGTTGGCCGCGCACACCGCCTCCGCCCCGGCTTCTTGGGCCGCTTGGGCCACGGCCACCAGCCCCGCCGGCGCCTCGGGGGGGAGCTTCGCCCACAGGGGCTTCCCACGGGCAGCGGCGCGGGCCCGACCCACGACCTCGGCGGTGGCCGCCGCGTCCCGTCCCGGCATCCCCTTCCCCGGCACGTTGGGGCAGGACAGGTTGAGCTCGATCGCGTCCACCGCGGACGAGGCCAGGGCCTGCACCACCTGTTCGTACTCCTCAGGGGACGCCCCCCACACGTTGGCGATCACCACCGCCCCGGTTCGCTTGAGCCGGGGGAGCTCCTCCCGGAGGAACGCCTCCACCCCGGGGTTCTCGAGGCCGATGGAGTTGAGGAGCCCGCAGGGCGTCTCCCACAGCCGGGGCGGCGGGTTCCCTGCCCGTGGCCGGAGGGTGAGGCCCTTGGTGCAGATGGCCCCAAGCCGGGAGATGTCGTAGACCTCCCCGTATTCGGCCCCGAAACCGAAACAACCGGAAGCAGCCACAACCGGGTTGCCAAGCAGAACCCGCCCCACCCGCACCGAAAGGTCAGCCGTCCCAGATCACCTCCTCGGCCGGAAATGCGGGCCCGTCCCGGCACACCAGGCGGAACCCCCCCACCGTCCGCACCGCGCACCCCCGGCACGCCCCGACTCCACAGGCCATGCGCTCTTCCAGGAACACGTAGAGCGGTACCCCAGCCGAGCGACAGGCCTGCCACACCCGGTTGAGCATCCCGTTCGGCCCGCACGCGTAGCACGCGTCGTACCCGTGGGGGCGGAAGATCTCGGTCACCACGCCCTTCTTCCCCCCGGCCCCCACCTCCGACGCCACGTGCACCCGGGACGCTACCCCCTGAAACGAGGAAACCAGGAACGGCCGGTCGCGGAAGCCCAGAAAGGCGTCCACCTCCCCCGCGGTGCGGAACTCCTTGGCGGCGAGGTACAGGGGGGCGATCCCGGAACCCCCGCCCACCAGGGCCATCCGCCCTCCCCGCGGGCGCACGGGGGTCCCGAGCGGCCCAAACAGGGTCAGAGGATCCCCCGGCCTAAGTCCTGCCAGGCGCCGCGTCCCCTCACCCCGCACGAAGATGAGGAACGAGATGTGGTCCGACTCGCGGTCGAACACCGACATCGGCCGGGAGAGCAAGGGATCACGCGGCCACGCCCGGAGGAGGTAGAACTGCCCGGGGGCGGCGGGGAAGTCCCCTTCGGCCCGCAGGAGGAACGCCCCCGGCCCCACCTCCTCGTTCGCCACCACCGGGACCGTGTTCAGGCAAGGCACCGCGCGATCTCCTCCCGCATCCTAAGGACCGCCTCGCGGGCATGCTCGGCGAACCGGGCCCCGGGCTTGCCGCGGTGGGCCCCGATGATGGACCGCGACGCGGCGACCACGGCCCCCGTGCCGCCGACGAACGCCCGGGCCACCTCCTCGGCCTTCGCCCCCTGGGCGCCGTACCCGGGGACGAGGAGGAACAGCGATGGGAACTCCGCTCGCACCTCAGCAAGCTCGTCAGGGTAGGTGCCGCCCACCACCCCGCCGATGGCGCTGAACCCCGATCTCCCCCGCAGTCCCTCCCCCCACCGGTGCACAAGCCCGGCCACGTGGAGGTACACCGGCCTTCCCCCACAGCGCAGGTCCTGGACGTCGCCCGCGGACGGGTTGGAGGTGCGGACAAGGACGAACAGGCCCTTGGCCCCGTCCTTGAGGTAGGGGAGAAACGGGCCCACCGCGTCGAACCCGAGGTACGGGTTCAACGTCACGAAGTCCGCCTCGAACTCCCCGCTCAGGTGGGCCGCGGCGTACATGGCGCTGGTCGTCCCGATGTCCCCGCGCTTCACGTCGCCGATCACGATGCCCCCCGCACCCCGGATGTGGCGCAAGGTTTCGGCGTAGCAGCGAAGCCCCTCGACCCCCATCGCCTCGTAGTGCGCGATCTGCACCTTGTAGCAGGCGACCACGTCCAGGGTGGCCTCCACGACCTCCTGGTTGAACCTCGTCACCGCCTCGGGGAGAGGCAGCCCCGCGAGCGAACCCGGGATCAGATCCGGGGTTGGGTCCAGGCCCACGCACACCGGCCCCCGGGTGGCCACCGCCTCAGCCAACCGGTCGATGATCATCCCCGTCCCTCCCCTTGACGCGCCCGGCGAGGAAGATCACGTCTCCCCG containing:
- a CDS encoding dihydroorotate dehydrogenase electron transfer subunit; its protein translation is MPCLNTVPVVANEEVGPGAFLLRAEGDFPAAPGQFYLLRAWPRDPLLSRPMSVFDRESDHISFLIFVRGEGTRRLAGLRPGDPLTLFGPLGTPVRPRGGRMALVGGGSGIAPLYLAAKEFRTAGEVDAFLGFRDRPFLVSSFQGVASRVHVASEVGAGGKKGVVTEIFRPHGYDACYACGPNGMLNRVWQACRSAGVPLYVFLEERMACGVGACRGCAVRTVGGFRLVCRDGPAFPAEEVIWDG
- the pyrF gene encoding orotidine-5'-phosphate decarboxylase, giving the protein MIIDRLAEAVATRGPVCVGLDPTPDLIPGSLAGLPLPEAVTRFNQEVVEATLDVVACYKVQIAHYEAMGVEGLRCYAETLRHIRGAGGIVIGDVKRGDIGTTSAMYAAAHLSGEFEADFVTLNPYLGFDAVGPFLPYLKDGAKGLFVLVRTSNPSAGDVQDLRCGGRPVYLHVAGLVHRWGEGLRGRSGFSAIGGVVGGTYPDELAEVRAEFPSLFLLVPGYGAQGAKAEEVARAFVGGTGAVVAASRSIIGAHRGKPGARFAEHAREAVLRMREEIARCLA
- the pyrE gene encoding orotate phosphoribosyltransferase, with amino-acid sequence MGALTGDQVLGLLREAGALLEGHFLLSSGLHSPRYIQCARLLQHPALAERACRALAEKVRALGAVDAVVGPALGGIIVAYELARALGVRGLFTEREQGRMTLRRGFQIAPGERVLIAEDVVTTGRSSLEVAAVASACGGNVVGVACLVDRRAQDDLTLPLVSLVKMAIETHPPEACPLCRRGLPLVKPGSRDVGGESPEMEAPRWPPRPGVPRTAGRPP
- a CDS encoding dihydroorotate dehydrogenase gives rise to the protein MGRVLLGNPVVAASGCFGFGAEYGEVYDISRLGAICTKGLTLRPRAGNPPPRLWETPCGLLNSIGLENPGVEAFLREELPRLKRTGAVVIANVWGASPEEYEQVVQALASSAVDAIELNLSCPNVPGKGMPGRDAAATAEVVGRARAAARGKPLWAKLPPEAPAGLVAVAQAAQEAGAEAVCAANSFPALAVDIRTGRPVFANVVAGMSGPAIKPLALRIVYELSREVDIPVVGIGGITTWEDAVEFIMAGAHAVQIGTANFIDPYAGPRIVEGLRAFMEGRGLGSWEEIRGCAHR